The following proteins come from a genomic window of Ferrovibrio sp. MS7:
- a CDS encoding helix-turn-helix domain-containing protein yields MKRKSSGVPHPMDVHVGKRLRAARLLAGFSQSRLGNHVGLTFQQIQKYEKGMNRIGASRLQQFAQLLNVPPGYFFEQLNDGQAANAALGSNGAAFPLRTPEPLAPTSVPGFAEVAAMLDGRQDDAGNSHRQAVELLQHFGRIRDGALRASILHLVRTAASACNNIPG; encoded by the coding sequence ATGAAACGTAAGTCTTCTGGCGTGCCGCACCCGATGGATGTCCATGTTGGCAAACGTCTGCGCGCCGCCCGGCTGCTCGCCGGTTTCAGTCAGAGCCGGCTCGGCAACCATGTCGGCCTCACCTTCCAGCAGATCCAGAAATACGAGAAGGGCATGAACCGCATCGGTGCCAGCCGGTTGCAGCAATTCGCCCAACTGCTGAATGTACCGCCGGGCTATTTCTTCGAGCAGTTGAATGACGGCCAGGCCGCCAATGCCGCACTTGGCAGCAATGGCGCGGCTTTCCCGCTGCGGACGCCCGAACCGCTGGCGCCGACCAGCGTGCCCGGCTTTGCCGAAGTGGCGGCGATGCTGGATGGCCGTCAGGATGATGCCGGCAACAGCCACCGCCAGGCGGTGGAACTGCTGCAGCATTTCGGCCGCATCCGGGATGGCGCGCTGCGCGCCAGCATCCTGCATCTCGTCAGAACCGCAGCCAGCGCCTGCAACAACATCCCTGGATAG